In the Paenibacillus pabuli genome, one interval contains:
- a CDS encoding serine/threonine protein kinase has product MNRPDWFQAEMALQQIQVIGSDRNELVNIIGHAEGIHCIGTGTDAAVFTYDGLPQYAFKVYSDHALEKLENEKRVYEQLRGLPYFPTYYGCGRNILVISFEPGDTLLECLEKGIPVPEQVMIDVDEARSAVRSRGLNPRDIHLKNVLLQNGRAKVLDVSEYIKEGNDNRWEHLVWAYHNIYPRIKGTPISPRMLQTIKWGYNQLDQANLKMDDLSKKANRLFARFMK; this is encoded by the coding sequence ATGAATCGACCGGATTGGTTCCAGGCGGAAATGGCTTTGCAACAGATCCAGGTCATTGGCAGCGACCGAAATGAGCTGGTGAACATCATCGGCCATGCAGAAGGAATACATTGTATCGGAACAGGTACGGATGCGGCTGTTTTTACGTACGACGGCTTGCCCCAGTATGCCTTCAAAGTGTATTCGGATCATGCGCTGGAGAAACTGGAAAATGAAAAGCGGGTCTATGAACAGCTCCGTGGATTACCCTATTTCCCCACCTATTATGGCTGTGGCCGAAATATTCTGGTCATCAGTTTTGAACCGGGAGATACGCTGCTGGAGTGTCTGGAAAAAGGAATCCCTGTTCCCGAACAGGTGATGATCGATGTGGACGAAGCACGGTCAGCTGTACGCAGCCGAGGCCTCAACCCACGGGATATCCACCTCAAAAATGTACTTCTCCAGAACGGACGCGCAAAGGTTCTGGATGTATCCGAGTACATTAAGGAAGGCAATGACAATCGGTGGGAACACCTCGTCTGGGCCTATCACAACATTTATCCAAGAATCAAAGGCACGCCCATTTCCCCGCGTATGCTGCAAACGATCAAATGGGGCTATAATCAGCTGGATCAGGCTAACCTCAAGATGGACGACCTTTCCAAGAAAGCCAATCGCCTGTTTGCCAGATTTATGAAATAA
- a CDS encoding helix-turn-helix transcriptional regulator → MLDLKALHENTRIDHKSHPFQLFQNRCSGMKTEECIMYLHWHEHFELIAMRKGHAVFHIDSRPYTAGPGEVLVIPGGTLHVGYALEEGDVEYDSVVVNAALFHDFTHDPLHLQYVAPYLEGRIRFPVKPADQDRICLDYYSLIHDAIEEMVAQPPAYQLVAKSKLHALFTMLARTFMPQQLPEKTTGSYFPNRERFKQLIEQIEANAAEKISVTEAASQVGLNTYHFCKMFKKLTGRTFVEYVNGCRMTEAEHLLRSSNLTITEIAARVGCDNANYFTKLYKQYKGMTPSEGRMKKESGGLH, encoded by the coding sequence GTGCTGGATCTGAAAGCGCTTCACGAAAATACCCGAATTGATCATAAATCACATCCGTTTCAACTGTTTCAGAATCGTTGTTCAGGTATGAAAACGGAGGAGTGTATCATGTATTTGCACTGGCATGAACACTTTGAGCTCATTGCCATGCGCAAGGGCCACGCCGTATTTCATATCGACAGCAGGCCTTATACGGCCGGGCCGGGCGAGGTGCTCGTTATTCCGGGAGGCACGCTTCATGTGGGTTATGCCCTGGAAGAGGGGGATGTGGAGTATGATTCGGTTGTCGTGAATGCCGCCTTATTCCACGACTTTACGCATGATCCGCTGCACCTGCAGTATGTGGCTCCTTATTTGGAGGGACGGATTCGCTTTCCGGTGAAGCCGGCGGATCAGGACAGAATCTGTCTGGATTACTATTCGCTCATCCATGACGCGATTGAAGAGATGGTTGCGCAGCCACCTGCCTACCAGCTCGTGGCGAAGTCCAAACTGCACGCCTTGTTTACCATGCTGGCTCGTACGTTTATGCCCCAGCAGCTGCCGGAAAAAACAACAGGCTCGTATTTTCCGAACCGCGAGCGGTTCAAACAATTGATTGAGCAGATTGAAGCCAATGCGGCGGAGAAAATATCCGTGACCGAAGCTGCCAGTCAGGTAGGGCTCAATACATATCATTTTTGCAAAATGTTCAAAAAACTGACGGGACGTACCTTCGTTGAATATGTGAACGGCTGTCGGATGACCGAAGCCGAACACCTGCTGCGAAGCAGCAATCTGACCATTACCGAGATTGCAGCCAGGGTGGGGTGCGACAATGCCAATTATTTTACGAAATTGTATAAGCAATACAAGGGAATGACTCCTTCCGAAGGACGGATGAAGAAGGAGAGTGGGGGCCTGCACTAA
- the ald gene encoding alanine dehydrogenase translates to MRIGIPKEIKNNENRVAITPAGTADFVKAGHQVVIEQGAGLGSGFTDSEYEAAGAVIQAQAPSVWSEADMIIKVKEPLASEYIYFRPGLILFTYLHLAAEPALAKALLESRVTAIAYETLEVNGTLPLLTPMSEVAGRMSAQIGAQLLEKTEGGKGILLSGVPGVSRGRVAIIGGGTVGTNAAKIAIGLGADVTILDLNLNRLRQLDDIFGNQIHTLVSSASNIAAAVAAADLLICAVLIPGAKAPKLVSEQMVMTMAPGSVIVDVAIDQGGIVETIDHITTHDEPTYVKHGVVHYAVANMPGAVPRTSTVALTNATMPYALQLANHGAASAIRGSAAIRSAVNVLNGHITYEAVARDLGHAYVPAGQALEHPAAVQ, encoded by the coding sequence ATGAGAATCGGTATCCCAAAAGAAATCAAAAACAATGAAAACCGTGTAGCCATAACCCCTGCCGGAACGGCTGATTTTGTCAAAGCAGGGCATCAAGTGGTGATTGAACAGGGCGCAGGATTGGGCAGCGGATTCACTGACAGCGAGTATGAGGCCGCCGGAGCAGTAATTCAGGCTCAGGCCCCATCCGTTTGGTCGGAGGCTGACATGATTATCAAGGTCAAAGAACCTCTGGCGAGTGAGTATATCTATTTTCGTCCCGGACTGATTCTCTTCACCTATCTGCACCTGGCTGCAGAACCCGCATTGGCCAAAGCCCTCCTCGAAAGCCGGGTGACTGCCATTGCGTATGAGACCCTGGAGGTTAACGGTACCCTCCCCTTGCTGACTCCAATGAGTGAGGTTGCCGGACGGATGTCGGCTCAGATCGGGGCACAACTGCTGGAGAAAACCGAAGGTGGCAAAGGCATTCTATTATCCGGCGTGCCTGGCGTCAGTCGTGGCAGGGTGGCCATCATCGGCGGAGGTACGGTCGGTACCAATGCAGCCAAGATTGCGATTGGTCTCGGAGCGGACGTGACCATCCTCGACCTGAATCTGAATCGTCTGCGCCAGCTGGATGACATATTCGGCAATCAGATCCATACCCTGGTATCCAGCGCATCCAACATTGCGGCAGCGGTCGCAGCAGCTGATCTGCTGATCTGTGCGGTGCTGATTCCTGGCGCCAAGGCGCCCAAACTTGTCAGCGAGCAGATGGTAATGACCATGGCACCGGGTTCGGTCATTGTGGATGTCGCGATTGATCAGGGCGGAATTGTCGAGACCATTGATCATATCACGACCCACGATGAACCGACTTATGTGAAACATGGTGTCGTGCATTACGCGGTAGCGAACATGCCTGGCGCGGTGCCGCGCACGTCCACGGTGGCGCTGACCAACGCCACCATGCCTTATGCGCTGCAGCTGGCCAACCATGGTGCAGCCTCCGCGATTCGCGGCAGTGCAGCCATTCGCAGCGCGGTCAACGTGCTGAATGGACATATCACGTATGAGGCGGTGGCCCGGGATCTCGGGCATGCTTATGTTCCTGCAGGACAGGCGCTGGAGCATCCCGCCGCTGTCCAGTAA
- a CDS encoding PD-(D/E)XK nuclease family protein codes for MAQYPQWSYSQSRASMFDECLRKYYYHYYGAHNGWKTESADEMQVRLYRLKQLSNLYLVFGDLAHRMCESAVRSREEGKDKPRESFLEQTMRKLLNQAYVESMDQDQWRLDPKNRVMLSEIYYGDDTLNDRIATIKERASACVSHMYQTLTWEDLSRASTDILEIEKWDTMILHDTRVYVKMDLLYRRSNGNIVIVDWKTGKEDDFTDQLMLYAAYVRDHYRVPLEQIELRVEYLLTGTHREFTPTEEELQKVEDNVGRYIEEMRSCVADEYYNRPKDMSYFTPMPSRRACRDCNFREVCSERAV; via the coding sequence ATGGCACAATACCCGCAGTGGTCGTATTCGCAGTCGCGGGCAAGCATGTTCGATGAGTGCCTGCGCAAATATTATTATCATTATTATGGAGCCCATAACGGCTGGAAAACAGAATCGGCGGATGAGATGCAGGTCCGTCTGTATCGATTAAAACAGCTCAGCAATCTATATCTCGTCTTTGGTGACCTCGCACACCGGATGTGTGAGTCAGCGGTCCGCAGCAGGGAGGAAGGCAAAGACAAGCCGCGTGAGTCTTTTTTGGAACAAACGATGCGGAAGCTGCTTAATCAGGCCTATGTGGAATCGATGGATCAGGATCAGTGGCGTCTGGACCCGAAGAACCGGGTGATGTTATCCGAGATCTATTACGGAGATGACACGCTGAATGACCGAATTGCGACCATCAAGGAGCGAGCTTCGGCATGTGTAAGCCATATGTATCAGACACTTACCTGGGAAGACCTGTCCCGGGCAAGTACGGATATTTTGGAAATTGAGAAATGGGACACCATGATTCTGCATGATACGCGCGTATATGTGAAGATGGACTTGTTGTATCGCCGCAGCAATGGCAACATTGTGATTGTGGACTGGAAGACGGGCAAGGAGGATGACTTCACGGATCAGCTGATGCTGTACGCCGCGTATGTGAGGGACCATTACCGGGTGCCGCTGGAGCAGATTGAGCTGCGAGTAGAATACCTGTTGACCGGGACACATCGCGAGTTTACGCCGACGGAAGAGGAGCTGCAGAAGGTCGAAGACAATGTGGGAAGATACATCGAGGAGATGCGTTCCTGCGTGGCAGATGAGTATTACAATCGTCCGAAGGACATGTCGTACTTTACTCCGATGCCTTCACGTCGTGCGTGCAGGGATTGTAACTTTCGTGAGGTGTGCAGCGAGCGGGCCGTTTGA
- a CDS encoding sugar phosphate isomerase/epimerase family protein — protein MKNQLRIGTLVGGADAVRVIPQIMKHGFESFNLTFWQTTGELDLAETAKRVRELVDEQDIKISALSVFGNPLTGAGNNADTLASWERVIDHAHLFGADIVSGFTGRLTNQPIDESIPRFKEVFGELARRAADRGVRIAFENCDMGGTWQTGDWNIAHNPTAWEMMFNAVPEENIGLEWEPCHQMSSLIDPIPQLRKWANKVFHVHGKDATIAWDIVKEYGVHGPHEYVWHRTPGFGDTNWSDIITILRQNGYQGTIDIEGWHDPVYKDELEMTGQVHALRYLKQCRGGDFVPNPE, from the coding sequence ATGAAAAATCAATTACGCATCGGTACCCTTGTGGGTGGAGCGGACGCTGTCCGCGTCATCCCTCAGATCATGAAACACGGTTTCGAGTCGTTCAATCTGACCTTTTGGCAAACCACCGGTGAACTGGACCTTGCCGAAACAGCCAAACGCGTGCGTGAACTAGTTGACGAACAGGATATCAAAATCTCTGCACTCAGTGTTTTTGGCAACCCGCTCACGGGAGCCGGGAACAACGCAGACACATTAGCAAGCTGGGAACGGGTTATTGATCATGCCCATCTGTTCGGAGCAGACATTGTCTCCGGGTTCACGGGACGACTGACGAATCAGCCCATTGACGAGTCCATTCCGCGGTTCAAGGAGGTATTCGGCGAACTGGCACGCCGGGCGGCAGACCGGGGAGTTCGGATTGCTTTTGAAAACTGTGATATGGGTGGAACTTGGCAGACGGGCGACTGGAATATCGCTCATAATCCGACGGCTTGGGAAATGATGTTTAATGCTGTTCCGGAAGAAAACATTGGGCTTGAATGGGAGCCTTGCCATCAGATGTCCAGCCTCATCGACCCGATTCCCCAGCTTCGCAAATGGGCGAACAAAGTGTTCCACGTGCATGGCAAAGATGCAACCATTGCCTGGGATATCGTCAAGGAATACGGGGTTCATGGTCCGCATGAATATGTCTGGCATCGTACGCCCGGCTTCGGGGATACCAACTGGTCCGACATCATCACCATCCTGCGGCAAAACGGATACCAGGGAACGATCGACATTGAAGGCTGGCATGATCCGGTATACAAAGACGAATTGGAAATGACAGGGCAAGTACATGCCCTGCGCTATCTGAAACAATGCCGCGGCGGGGATTTTGTGCCCAATCCGGAATAA